Proteins encoded by one window of Candidatus Glassbacteria bacterium:
- a CDS encoding D-TA family PLP-dependent enzyme, whose amino-acid sequence MHIDELDTPALWADLDVVERNLSRMGEYCKAHGLALRPHIKTHKIPELAWRQIESGAVGITCAKVTEAAVMAAAGLEDILLAYPLWGPHKWRNLLALTRRARVSVATDSPEHAQATADALGDSRREISYLVEVDSGGRRTGLQLDDSLAGKVARIAESGVPVRGIMLYPGHVRKVTDEALRKLSAQIGIAREAFGQAGVDVEVVSGGSTPTALRSHEIEGLTEIRPGTYIFNDLNYHSLGACELADCALRVRCRVVSASVPDTAIIDGGSKTFSDAAGIAGRGFGMIEQHPEAECEKMNEEHGYVRTGQSEWNPSSGELVDVYPNHVCTTVNMHRVLHLVRGGEVEEILPIAAAGKIH is encoded by the coding sequence ATGCATATTGATGAACTTGACACCCCGGCGCTGTGGGCCGATCTCGATGTTGTCGAGCGCAACCTCTCGCGGATGGGAGAGTACTGCAAGGCGCACGGGCTGGCGCTCAGGCCGCATATTAAAACTCACAAGATACCCGAGCTGGCCTGGCGGCAGATCGAGTCCGGGGCGGTGGGGATTACCTGCGCCAAGGTGACCGAGGCCGCGGTGATGGCCGCCGCGGGGCTGGAGGATATCCTGCTGGCCTACCCATTGTGGGGGCCGCACAAGTGGCGCAATCTGCTGGCCCTCACCCGGCGCGCCAGGGTGAGCGTGGCCACCGACAGCCCGGAGCACGCGCAGGCCACCGCCGATGCGCTGGGAGACAGCCGCCGGGAAATCAGCTACCTGGTCGAGGTGGACTCCGGGGGACGGCGCACCGGCCTTCAGCTCGACGACTCCCTGGCCGGCAAAGTGGCCCGGATAGCGGAGAGCGGTGTCCCGGTGCGCGGGATCATGCTCTACCCCGGCCATGTCCGCAAGGTCACGGACGAGGCTTTGCGGAAACTCTCGGCGCAGATCGGGATTGCCCGCGAGGCGTTCGGACAGGCGGGAGTGGATGTCGAGGTGGTTTCCGGCGGCAGCACGCCCACGGCGCTGCGCAGCCACGAGATCGAGGGCCTGACTGAAATCCGTCCCGGCACCTATATCTTCAACGACCTCAACTACCACAGTCTCGGCGCCTGCGAACTGGCCGACTGCGCGCTCAGGGTCCGTTGCCGGGTGGTCAGCGCCTCGGTGCCGGATACGGCCATAATCGACGGGGGCAGCAAGACGTTCAGCGACGCCGCCGGTATCGCCGGCCGGGGGTTCGGCATGATCGAGCAGCACCCGGAAGCCGAGTGCGAGAAAATGAACGAAGAGCACGGCTATGTCCGCACCGGGCAAAGCGAATGGAACCCGTCGTCCGGTGAGCTGGTGGACGTCTATCCCAACCACGTCTGCACCACGGTCAACATGCACCGGGTTCTGCACCTGGTCCGCGGCGGCGAAGTGGAGGAAATCCTGCCGATCGCGGCTGCGGGGAAAATCCACTGA
- a CDS encoding ABC transporter ATP-binding protein: MSGKRAVIVARGLEKSFGEVTAVDGIDFEVCEGECFGILGPNGAGKTSTLRMLYDFSPRGGGELSVFGLDPSREGSRVRQVLGVVQQKDNLDQELTVRENLEVYAGYYGIDFHTLAGRLDELLAFMELEGRGGAQIRELSGGMQRRLTILRALVHYPRLVILDEPTTGLDPQARHQIWAVLRKLTSGGVTVILTTHYMDEAERLCDRLVIMDKGRILHEGAPRELIKRHLSRLVLEVDHKDLRETWRECGLEHESYGDRVFFNAGGEEAFSAVPYREGVLPGALRPSDLEDVFLKLTGRRLDDA; encoded by the coding sequence ATGAGCGGAAAGCGCGCGGTGATTGTCGCCAGGGGGCTGGAGAAATCTTTCGGTGAGGTGACCGCTGTCGATGGCATAGATTTCGAGGTCTGCGAGGGCGAGTGTTTCGGAATTCTGGGGCCCAACGGCGCCGGCAAGACCAGCACCTTGCGGATGCTCTACGATTTCAGCCCCCGCGGCGGCGGCGAGTTGAGCGTGTTCGGACTCGATCCCTCGCGCGAGGGCAGCCGCGTGCGCCAGGTGCTGGGCGTGGTCCAGCAGAAAGACAACCTGGATCAGGAGCTGACTGTCCGCGAGAATCTGGAAGTCTACGCCGGTTACTACGGGATCGACTTCCACACGCTGGCCGGGCGGCTGGACGAGCTGCTGGCGTTCATGGAGCTCGAGGGACGGGGCGGCGCGCAGATCCGCGAGCTGTCGGGCGGGATGCAGCGCAGGCTGACAATTCTTCGCGCCCTGGTCCACTATCCCCGGCTGGTGATTCTGGACGAACCCACCACCGGTCTCGACCCCCAGGCGCGCCACCAGATCTGGGCCGTGCTGCGCAAGCTGACCTCCGGCGGCGTGACCGTTATCCTGACCACCCATTACATGGACGAGGCCGAGCGGCTCTGCGACCGCCTGGTGATCATGGACAAGGGCCGGATTCTTCACGAGGGCGCGCCCCGCGAGCTGATCAAGCGCCATCTCAGCCGGCTGGTGCTCGAAGTGGATCACAAGGACCTGCGGGAAACATGGCGGGAATGCGGACTGGAGCACGAGAGCTACGGGGACAGGGTATTTTTCAACGCCGGCGGCGAGGAGGCTTTCTCGGCGGTTCCTTACCGGGAAGGCGTGCTGCCGGGCGCGCTGAGGCCCTCGGACCTGGAGGACGTGTTCCTCAAGCTGACAGGCAGGAGGCTCGATGACGCCTGA